TTTTTAAAACTTCCAATGCATCTAAAACCGATTACTACATTAAAAGCCGTTACGGCATTGGTTACGCCTACTACAATACCCAGCAGTACGATAAAGCCTTACCCCATTTCAAAGCTTTTATCAGCGACAATGCCGTTAGCACCAATAATCTTAATTTAAATGATGCTACCATCCGGCTGGCCGATTGTTATTACATTCAAAAAAACTACAGCCAGGCCTTAGCTTTATACGACCAAGCCATTAGCCAAAAAGCCGCTGATTCAGATTTTGCTTATTTTCAAAAAGGAGTAATTTACGGCCTCCAGGGCAAGCGCGACCAGGCTATGGAAAGCTTACGAACCTTGGTAGGTAATTACCCGCGGTCGCAGTATGCTGATGAGGCCGCTTACCAACGCGCCATTATTGATTTTGAAGCGGGCAACTACGCGCCGGCTATTGCAGGCTTTTCTAATTTAATCGATACCCGGCCCGATAGCCGGCTTGTACCGAATGCTTTGCACAAACGAGGCGTGGCTTATACCAACTTAAACAAGCAAGCCGAAGCCCAGGCCGATTTTAAACGCATTTTAAACAGTTATCCTTCGTCTAAAATAGCGCAAAACGCGCTTTACAGTTTACAGGAATCGTTAGCGGCTACCAACCAAAGTGCCGAATTCGACACGTACTTAGCAAGATTTAAAAATGCGAATCCGCAAAGCGGGGCTTTAGAAGGAGTAGAATTTGAAGCCGCTAAATCGTTGTACCTAAGTGGCAAATACGATGAAGCGATTACCCGCTTAGAAGCTTATTTAACCTCGTACCAAACCAGTTCTTACGCCCCGGATGCCCGGTATTTTTTAGCGGATGCTTATTTAAAAAATAATGATACCGAAGCCGCATTAACCCGATTAAAAGAAGTGGTCTCGGAAAATAAATCGGAGTACGTGAGCCGGGCAGTCTACCGAGTTGCCGAGCTGGAATTTGAAAATAAAAATTACCCCGAGGCCATTACGTACTACAACCGGCTACTCGAAAAAGCAACCAGTAAAAAAGATCAATCAAATGCCTTAATGGGTTTAATGCGGAGTTATTACCTCACCAACGATTACGCGAACACCAGCAAAATGGCAGATGAATTAATTGCCCAGGGCAATGCTTCTTTAAACGCCTATAACTCGGCCTTGTTGTATAAAGGCAAAGCTTCTTATGCCGCCGGCAATCTGGAGCAAGCCCTGAATGAACTTTCGGCTACGGTAGGTTCGGCCACTGATGCCAATGGCGCCGAAGCCCAGTATTTAGTGGGTGAAATCCATTATAAACAAAAGAAATACAAAGAGTCGTTAGACGATTTGTTTAAAATTAGTAGTAATTACTCGGTTTACGAGTATTGGTTAGGCAAAGCTTTTATTTTGATTGCGGATAACTATACCGCTACGAACGAGCTGTTCCAGGCGAAGGCTACATTAAACTCCGTCATTGAAAATTCGCCAAATCAGGAAATAGTAGAAGAAGCTAAAGCCAAACTTAACGCGCTGGAACCCGGATCAAGTACCAGTACCAACCAGCCTAAAGTAGATACTACCAAAATTAACCTTAACAACGTTCTGACCGACTCCATTAAGTAATGAAAAATAGATTTAGAATATCCGGTTTAACCTTAACCGTCGGTTTATTATTGGCTAGCCCTACAGTTTGGGCCCAAAAAACTACGGGTAAACTGGAGGATGCCGAAATTGTGGTGGAAAAAAGCCGAGTGAATGAATTGCCGGAGGCAAGCCGTAATTTTGAAAAATTTAAAGTTACACCTCCCGAAAAAAAGATTAAGCCTTTAAGTTATAAGTTTACCGACTATAAACTGGCGCAACAGGATATTAACCTGAACATGCGGGTTTTAACCATTAAGCAAGAAGACCAGCTACCTATTCCGGGTAATTATTTAAAATTAGGTTACGGCAATTACGGTACCCCTTACCTGAAAGGCTATTTCCATAATAACCGCGACGAACAATATTCTTACGGCGCCGATATTTCGCATATTTCTTCTTCTAAAGGTCCCGTCGAAAATTCGGGGGTAAGTAATACCAGCATTAATTTAAACGGCGAATCTTACGCCGATGCATTAACCATTGGGGGTAAGTTTTCTTACGGTCGGGACAGGTATAATTTTTACGGTTACTCGCCACGGGTAGAAGGTATTAAAGAAGATTCTATCAAGCAACTATTTAACCGGGTTGCTGTTCAGGGGTATTTAAATAACAAAAACAGCGAGAGCCCATTGCAGTACCAGGCGGGTATCGGCGTTTCTATTTTCCGGGATAATTTCGCGGCGAGGGAAAGTAATGTAGCCATCAATTTAGGCGCGGGCTATGCCATTTCTGCCATGTCGCGGTTTAACGTTGCCGCCGAATTTTCCGGCATATCGTACCAGGACTCCGTAAAAACCAACCGCGGATTTTTTAAATTAAAACCAACCTACGACGTAGACGGCGAACGCTTTGATTATAGTTTGGGGGTAAACATTGCCTATACCAACGACGAAGTAAACGATGCGCGCAAAATGAATATTTATCCGGTACTTAAAATTGCCTACGAAGTAGCCGACGATAAACTGGTATTATTTGGCGGGTTAACCGGCGATCTGCAACGTACTTCTTTGTATCAGCTTACCCAGGAAAACCCATTCTTAAATAGCAATCTGCAAATAGCAGACGTAAACAAAGCGTTGGATGTACATGGCGGTATTACCGGTAACGTTAGTAAAAACTTGAGCTTTACGGCCCGGGTTTCTTATTTGAGCTACCGCAATTTATATTTCTTTAACAATGCCGTGTCAGATTCCAGCCGTTTCGATTTAATTTATGATCCGGATAATACCAACGTTTTAAATTTTTTTGGTGAGTTAGTTTATAAACAGGCTGAGAAATTGCGATTGGGTGTCCGGACAGAATATAACAAGTATAAAACCGCTGATTTAGAGAAGCCTTTTCACCGGCCGGCTACCCAGGCTACCTTCTTTGGATCTTATAATATCTACAACAAGCTCTTCTTTAACGGCGAACTTTACTATATTAGCAGTTCGTACGGCCGTATTAACCGACCTACTTTAGGGAATACCGAATTAAACCAGGTGCTAAAGCAAACCAACAACATTGTTGATTTTAATTTAAAGGCAGATTACCGTTTTACAAATAAATTTTCAACTTTTGTAATGCTCAACAATATTCTGAATAAGAAATATGAGCGATTTGTAAATTATCCGAACAAAGGCCTGAATGTTATAGGTGGTATTTCTTACTCTTTCTAAAAGCCTGAATTATGGTATTAGAACATATTCGAAAATTATTGTTTGAGCATGATTGCGTGATTATGCCCGATTTTGGGGGGCTGATTACGCATTATGAACCGGCTAAAATTCATCCGGTGCGGCATACGTTTTCGCCACCGGCCAAGCGCGTGGCTTTTAACGAAAAACTTAAAATTAACGATGGCCTGCTTATTAGCACGCTAGCTTACGATCAAAAACTAAGCCCTGACGAAGCACAGCAACAAGTTTCTCAGTTTGTGCAGGAATTGCAGCGGGAGTTGAATTACAATAAACGCTTTGATTTAAAAGGTATTGGCATTTTCCGGTTAAACGAAGAAAGCAAAGTAGTTTTTGAATACATCGAAAACGAAAATTTTCTTCAGGATTCTTTTGGCTTACCCGAGCTGTTATCTAAACCGGTAATTGCTTCAGAGCCGGTAATCTTGCGTACCCTGCTAAAAGACCAGAAAGAACCTGCCCAAAAAGGTTTTCGGAACACCATACGCCGGTATTACCGCGCCGCCACTGCTTTGGTTATTGGCGGGGTAGTGGTTACGGGCTTGTACTTGCTTTCGGTACAAACCGATTATAATGTAAGCGCCATTAACCCCATAACTCTTTTTCAATCAGATAGCGCCGAAGGCTTTGCGACAGTAAACCCCGAAAGAGCTGATAACCCAATTGCAAAGAACCAGGTTACTGTGGAAGTTCAGCCCTTGGATGAATTGGAAGCAGAGGAGATTGGTGACCTGGCGGCCGATAGTAGCATCTTGATTACATCAGCGGATTTAGATAAAAATTTAAAAAATGAGAGCGCAGCGGATGAGGTAACTTCCGAAAGTTCTTTTTCCGGTAAAGAAGCAGAAGCCGGCAAAAAAAGTTTTAATGTTGCTAATCCTAAAAAGTTAACCATTGCCCCCGGCGAAGCAGTGTTGATTTCGGCTAAAGCTAATCCGGTTAAAACAAATCCAGCTAAACCGGCTACACCAAAACCAGTGGCAGGTTCGCCTGCCGTGGTGCGAACCAAACCAACCCCCAGCACAGAAAAGAAAGAGATAAAACGGAACTTCTCTGCCGAAGAAATTAATGCGGCATTATCCGCCGGTAAAACCCGGATTAATCCCGAATCGACGAACACCAAAACGGCAGCGGGTGCTCTACATGTAACCCATGATAAAGAAGTAACCGCCACCAATAAAGCAGCAACTGGCGAAAATGCTTCTTCTGGTAAAAGCACTACAATTAAACCAAGCGCAGAGCGTTTTTACGTTATTGTAAACGGGTATTCTACCTACGAAGGAGCAGAGCGGAACCGGCAAATACTGGCGAAGAAAGGTAGACCCGGCCAAGTTTTAGCCCCAGCCGGAGATGGTAAATTATACCGTATTGCCATAGCTGAATATAAAACGCGGGAACAGGCTTTACAAAACTTACCGGAATTAAAAAATAAATACGGAAATACAATCTGGATACTTAAACGTTAACATGAATTCTTTTCTTTTACAAATTACCACCACTGCTCCCGATTCTTTAAACAATGTAGCCGCTGCGGCTTCCACTTCGGATCCTGATTTATCACTAATCGAACTGCTATTTAAAGGCGGATGGGTAATGATTCCCATCTTAATTCTATCGCTTATTTCGATTTACATTATGGCGGAGCGGTACATCGCCATAAAACGGGCCTCGCAGAATCCGGACTCATTCATGAACCAGGTAAAAGGGTTAATTCTGCGCCACGATTTGCAGGGAGCCTTAATGCTGTGCAGCCAAACCCGCACGCCCATTGCCCGCATGATAGAAAAAGGGATTAAACGCATTGGTCAACCCTTAAAAGATATTGAAACTGCCATCGAAAATGTGGGTAAACTAGAGGTAACTAAGCTGGAAAAAAACATCAGCATTTTAGGGATTATTGCCGGTATTGCCCCCATGTTGGGTTTTATCGGAACCATTATTGGGGTAATTAAAATATTTTATGCCATCTCGGCTTCCGGCGATTTTGGAATTGCCCAGATTTCGGGTGGTTTATACACGAAAATGGTAACCTCGGCGGCCGGCTTAATTGTGGGTATTATTGCGCACGTAGGGTATCATTATTTAAGTTTAATGGTAGATCGGGTAGTGTTTAAAATGGAAAACAACGCTATTGAATTTACCGACTTATTACAGGAGAACTAAACATGCAATTACGCGGCCGTAGAAGGGTAACATCGCACGTAGAAACCGGTTCGATGAACGACATCATGTTTTTTTTGATGTTGTTTTTCTTAATTGTTTCTACGATGGTTAACCCCAACGTAATTAAATTATTACTGCCTAGCGCCAACAGCGGCAAAGCCGTTGCCAAGCAGCAAATAAACTTATCGGTGAACGATAAAGGCGAATACTTTATTAATAAAAATCAGATTTCACCCGAAAACCTGGAACAGGAATTGGGCGCTGTAGTAGCCGGGATAGATGAACCTACCGTAGTGTTGCGGGTAGATGCAACCTTAAACGTACAAACCTTAGTAGATATACTGGAGGTAGGTAATAAATTAAAAATTAAGATGATTATGGCGACTCAAACGCCGAAAGCTTGAGATGAGCATGGTCGTAGAAGAAGAAGAAAATTATAAAAAATACGGTTTGTTGGTAACCCTGCTTTTTCATGCCGGGTTACTGACGCTGTTTTTCTTTATTATTTTGCGGGAACCCCAGCCGCCATTATCGGGCGGCGATGGCATTGTGCTAAATTACGGAGTAGATGCCGAAGGCTATGGCGATGTGCAAACTACGGCTCCGGCCAACGAATCGGAAAATAAAGAAGATAGCCGGCCGGCACCAAGCCGCCCAGCCCAGGTAGCCCAACCCGAAGTAAAACCCGAACCGGTTAAACAACCAGTAGTAGAGGAAAAGTTGCTAACAACTCATGAAGAAAGCCCGGTTAACGTAAAAGTAATTGAAAAGCCGCAGCCCAAAGTAGTAGAGCAACCCAAAGAAGAAATTAAAGTAGAGGAAAAACCCAAAGCGCTTTATCCGGGAAAATCCGCGGCTAACAATGGCGCGGGTAATGGTACAGCCGGTAGCAGCAACAACGCCACCGGCAATAACAACGGCGACCGGCCCGGCAAAGTGGGCGACCAAGGCGACCCGAATGGTTCTTTAAATTCGAAAGCTTTGTACGGCAAGCCAGGAACGGGCAGCGGCGGTAGCGGATCTGGGTCTTTAAATATGCCGGGCTGGGGTTACGATCGGGAACCGCGGCCGAATGATACTTCTAACGAAACCGGTGAATTGGTTTTTAGAATTACCATTAACGAAGAAGGCGAAGTAGAATCGGTACGACGCTTAAGTGGGAACGTGTCGCAAGAACTGGAAAAGTTATACCGTGACGAAATTTACCGTACCACTTTTAGCCGGACTACCCCTAAAACTAATTCTGCCAGTGTAGGAGCAACGGGTACCATCCGGTTTATCATCCGCGCTAAATAAAAATTTTTAAAAAATTTAAATTCTGGGCATGACCTATCCGGAATGTCTTTCTTATATGTACCAGCATTTGCCGATGTTTCACCGCATCGGCAATATTGCTTTTAATAAAGGCCTGCAAAACATTCAAAGTTTAAGCGCCGCTTTAGGTAATCCGCATCACACTTTTAAATCCGTACACATTGCCGGCACCAACGGCAAAGGCAGTTCCAGTAATATGCTGGCGGCGGTTTTGCAACAAGCCGGTTACAAAACTGGCTTGTACACCTCGCCCCATTTAAAAGATTTTACCGAACGGATTAAAATTAACGGCCAAGATGTTCCGCAGGATTACGTAGTAGCATTCGTCGAAAAACACCAAGGTTTATTCGCGCAAATTAAGCCGTCGTTTTTTGAAATGACAGTTGCCCTGGCTTTCCAATATTTCGCCGACGAAAAAGTAGATATCGCCATTATTGAAGTAGGCTTGGGCGGTCGTTTAGATTCTACTAACATTATTACCCCGCTGGTTTCCCTGATTACCAATATAAGCCTCGACCACCAAAGTTTACTAGGCAACGATTTACCCACTATTGCCGCGGAAAAAGCCGGTATCATAAAACCAGGTGTACCGGTGGTGGTAAGTAAAACCCAGCCCGAAGTAGTCAGCGTATTCCAAAACAAAGCAGAGTTATCACGATCAACCTTATTATTTGCAGATCAGCAATATACTACAACTTACTTAAATCAAGACTTAAAGCATCAATTCTTTCGGGTAACTACAAACAATCAGGTAATTTTCGAAAAATTAAGGCTCGATTTAATGGGGAACTACCAGCAATATAATTTGCCCGGGGTTTTAGCGACATTAGATTTTTTAAAAATTCTTGGCTTTTCTTTAGATGAAAGTACGATAAGTAATGGGTTAGCTCAAGTTCAAAAACTTACTGGCTTTAAAGGCCGCTGGCAAATTTTACAGGAAAAGCCGCTTACCATTTGCGATACTGGCCATAATATAGATGGCATCCGGCAGGTAATTCAGCAACTAAATGCTATACCTACCCGCCAGGTACATTTCGTATTCGGTGTAGTGCAGGACAAGGATATTAGTGAAATTTTAAAAATTTTACCTCCGCAGTACCATTATTACTTTTGTCAGGCTCAAATTCCACGAGCTATGCCTGTAGATGAATTAGTGAAATTGGCGGCAGAAGCTGGCTTAAAAGGGGAATCTTTTAGTACGGTAAAGGAAGCGGTAGCTATAGCCAAAAAAAATGCAGTTGAAGATGAAATTGTGTTTATTGGCGGTAGTACCTTTGTGGTGGCAGAAATTGAAGAATTATAAATTAGAATGGCCCGATCGAAATTAGCAAAATTTAAAGAAATTGCCGAAAGCGCTTTAGTACTGGAAACAGGCAAACCCATTTTTGAAGAAATAAAAGGCAATTGGCATTTCCACTATTTTAAAAATAATCATCCCATTATTCTGGAAGTTGGTTGCGGAAAAGGCGATTACACCATTGGCATGGCCAATTTATTCCCCAACAAAAACTTTATCGGGGTAGATATTAAAGGGTCCCGGTTATGGAAGGGGAGCCGGTTAGCCCAGGAGCAAGGCTTAACAAACGTGGCATTTTTACGCAACTTTATCGAGCAAATACCGGATCAGTTTGCACCAGGAGAAATCAGCGAAATCTGGATTACCTTCCCGGACCCGCGGCCCAAGAAAGGTGATGAGAAAAAAAGATTAACGTCTGCCCGTTATTTAAACATGTATGAGTCTTTGCTAAACCCGGGCAGCCTTATTCATTTTAAAACCGATGATTTGGATTTATTTGAATATACCTTAGAAATATTGCAGATGCGGGAAGCTAAAAATTTAAAATTTAGTTTTGATTTATATACTTCTGATTTGCAGCATCATACCCTAGGGATACAAACTACTTACGAAAAACGCTTTTTAGCCGAAGGTAAAACGATAAAGTATCTGCAATATACTACTTAGTTGATGGTCGATAGTCGATAGTCCACTGATTAGAAGAATTAAAATCAAAAAATTAAAAATTAATTCTGTAAACCACATTACATACCTACATCTATGGACTGTGGACTATCGACCATCAACTAGCAACTAAATCAAGCCTCTTCGAGAACTTCAAAAATCTCTTGTAGAGTATCATAATCTTTTAAACCGGGTTTAATTTCCTGACCGCCTCGTAAGCCAATACCTGCCGGGTTTATTTGCTGAATAACTTCGGTTACATTTTCTTTGCCGATGCCAAAGCCAATTAATACTTTAAAATCGCGGGCTAAATCTTGCAAAAAGCGAATATTGGTATCGTCGATGGTATTATAATCGTCGGAGAAAATGATGAAATAAGCTACGTGATCTTTGTACAAGTGCATTTCTTCCACCAACTCGCTTTCGATGGTATCTTTGGTAAAACGGGCACGCTGAATAACCGGGCACTTAATCTGCTGAATTTCGTCAATTAAATATTGTTTATTCAACTGCACGTAGTCTAAACCACAAGCATCTACTAACTCATTTATATCCTCTACGGCCGTTTTTGTAAATTCTCCTACTAATTTTACGCCGGATACCCAGCCCGCAATATCCTTAAAATCTTGCGCGCTTACGTAACCCGGCTGTGAATCGTCTAGGTTAAAACCCATCATATCTACTCCCATGCCAGCACAATAACGGGCGTCGCTTAAATTATTAATGCCATTAACTATTACCGAGGTGATTAAAGCCATAAAGGAAAATACTTTAAAAGGTTTACTGTTTAACAGAACTAAAATTTACTTTTTAAGTCAAATTAAGTAAGTATTTTGTTAATCAGTACGGATTTATTTAAAAAAGATTTAATAAACCAGTAGTATTTAGCTTTTAACAGGCTGCTTTACATCTAAAATCCAATGCTAAACTTATATTACTGAAAGGTTGTTAATATATTTGCAACTTAATTTTAATACATCGATTTAAAGCATACTTTTTATAATGAGTAAATTAGGAAGGGTTTTAGTGGCAATGAGCGGGGGTATCGATTCGTCGGTTGCCGCAGTAATGCTGCACGAGCAAGGATACGAAGTAGTAGGCATGACCATGAAAACCTGGGATTATGCCTCCGCGGGCGGCAATAAAAAAGAAACGGGCTGCTGCAGCCTCGATTCGATAAATGATGCCCGTAACATTGCTGTTTCTTTGGGGTTTCCGCATTACATTATTGATATCCGGGAAGAGTTCGGGGATTACGTGATTAACCATTTTACCGATGAGTACATTGCGGGGCGTACCCCTAATCCCTGCGTACTATGCAACACCCACATTAAATGGGATTCGTTGTTGCGTCGGGCCGATAAATTGGGTTGTGATTTTATTGCCACGGGCCACTACGCGAACATCCGGAACGAAAACAACCGCTACGTTATTTCTAAAGGTTTAGACGAAAACAAAGATCAATCCTATGCTTTGTGGGGCATTTCGCAAGAAAGTTTAAGCCGAACGATTTTCCCGTTGGGTAATTTACGGAAAACCCAAATCCGGGAAATGGCCGTAGAAAGAGGCTTTCTGGAGCTGGTCCAAAAACCGGAATCCTACGAAATCTGCTTTATACCGGACAACGACTACCGGGGATTTTTAAAAAGACGGGTGCCTGAACTACAAACCGAAGTAGCCGGTGGCGAGTTTGTGTTGGAAGATGGTACTGTGGTAGGTAAGCACGAAGGCTATCCATTTTACACCATTGGGCAACGCAAAGGTTTAGGTATTGCTTTAGGTTTCCCGGCTTATGTTACTAAAATTGAAAAAGATAAGAATCGGGTTATTTTGGGCAACTACGACGATTTAGCCAAAAATGCGATGCGCGTTGGCAAGTTAACTTTAAGCAAATACCCGGATCTGATTGATAAACCAACCGCATCGGTAACCAAAGTTCGTTACAACGACCCAGGCACGGAATCTATCATCACGCAGGTAGGCGACAAAATGGAAGTACAATTTACTAGGGGCGTACACGCCATTGCTCCGGGCCAGGCTGCCGTATTTTACGAAGGTAATGATGTAATAGGTGGCGGCTGGATTGAAGCCAGTTACAACGTTTAAGCCGTTTTTCTAAAAATGAATCGCCTTTTCCTTCTTTGTGGTGTTCTTTTTCTGCTGCTCGGCTGCACCGAGGAAGAACACCTCAAACCGGAGATGCTGGGTTTAAAATATTATCCCTTGCAAGCGGGTAATTTCTGGATTTATCAGGTTTCCGAAATCCGTTATAAAGATCAATTTGTAAACGAAGCAACCGATTCTGTTACGTATCTGGTGCGCGAACAGATTGATACGGTATTCCAGGATTTAACCGGCGAAGATACGTACAAGTTTACTCGTTCCCGGCGAAGCACCAGTGCGGAAGATTGGGGCCAGGATTCGGTTTTTGTAGTAAATAAATCAGCTACAGATGTGCGGGTAATGCAAAACAACCGGCGGGTAGTTTCTTTTATTTTTCCGGTAACAGAAGGCAAAAAGTGGAATGCCCATATTTTTAATTCGCAGTCGTCGGTTAATAATCCGGCGGAAGTAACTTATTACTCTTTTGCTCAGGTGGGGCAACCCTTCCGGGTAAACGGAATAAATTACGCGAACACTGTTCAGGTAAATCAGATAAAAAACAGCAATGCCATTGAAGAACAGGATTTTTACGAAGTTTATGCCTACGGCGTGGGCCGAATACTAAAGCAAAAATTAGCTTATCAATATTGTTCCGACCCGGACCGGCAAAATGGATGCGAAATTGGAAATCAGTTTATTATAAACGGAGTAAAAATTACAGAAAAATTAATTGAACACGGCTCTCTTAAATAGTTAATAGTTATACATGCGCGTTGGGCTAACCATCTTTATTCTTTTTTTATGTTCTTTAACTGTCCGGAGCCAATCGGGTGCTGGTAACGATGCCCTTTATAAGCATTTTGTTTATTTTAAAGACAAAGCCAATACGCCTTACTCCATTCAGCAGCCGCAACAATTTTTATCTGTTACTGCCATACAGCGGCGAGAGCGCTACCAGATACCTATTTTAACCCGCGATTTACCTGTTTCGCCTAGTTATGTGGCTCAATTATCTCAAGCTGGCGCTAAAGTTTGGTATACCTCACGCTGGTTCAACGGGGCTTTAATCCAATGCGATACAATTACTTTGCGTAAAATTAAACAGCTGCCATTTATCAGAACCAGCGAAACTGTAGCGCTCCGGAGCAGTAAAAAACCGCAGACCAGCGGCCAGAAACAAGTAGAAATTCAAAATTTTAAAAAAATTGAATTTCAATCGGGTAAAAATCAATCGGAGTTTGGCGAAGCTTATGGTCAGGCGAAACTCATCGGGGTTCCCGAAATGCACCAAGCCGGTTTTAGAGGAGAAGGCATGCGCATTGCGGTATTTGATGGCGGGTTCTCCGGCGTTAACCGGGTGCCTGCTTTTGCGCAGCTATTCCGGGATAATAGGATTAAGGCTACTTTCGATTTTGTGGATAAAGATACCGGCGTTTTCGAAAAAGACAGCCACGGCACCCAAGTTTTATCCACAATGGCGGCTAATATACGGGGCGCTTTTGTGGGCACGGCACCCAAGGCTGAATATGCGTTATTTATAACCGAAGATGTTGGCCGGGAACAACGCCTGGAAGAAATTAACTGGCTGTTGGCCGCTGAATTTGCCGATAGCGCCGGGGTGGATATAATTCAGAGTTCGTTGGGTTATAATTTATTTGATAAGGGCGAAACCAGTTATACTTATCAGGATTTCAACGGCGATAAAGCCATTAGTACGCGTGCCGCCGATTTTGCGGCTGCTGCCGGGATGTTGGTTATAGTAAGCGCCGGCAACGAGGGCAACGATCCCTGGCAATACATTACCGCTCCTGCCGATGCCGATTCAGTTTTAAGTATTGGGGCAACGGATTCTTTGGGCCGGCGGGCGGTTTTTAGTTCCATTGGCCCATCTTACGATGGCCGAATTAAACCGGATTTATCGGGTCAGGGTTTGCTGGCAGCAGTCATTAATCCGGCTGGGAACGTAATCCGGGCGAACGGTACTTCTTTTTCAGCGCCTATTATTTGTGGCTTAGCGGCTGGTTTCTGGCAAGCGAACCGGCAACTTAGCAATGTGCAGGTAATGGATTATTTAAAATTATCGGGCAGCCAGGCCACGAACCCAGATAATCGGTTAGGTTTTGGCATACCTCATTATAGACGGGCACAAACTTTAGCCGATCAATTAGAAGGTAACTTAAACGGAGAATTTAGATTATACCCTAACCCCGTGCCGGTAGATGAGAACCATTTTACCATTATTTTGCCGCTCGCAGCCGACCAAAACACCGAGTTTCGCTTGTATAATGCCGTGGGCCAGGAGGTAAGCCAGTTTTCTTACCAATACGGCAAAGTAAAATCCGACCGGACATTTATCACGTTTGAACTAAAAGGAATGGCGCCCGGTATATACCATTGCGTTATTTCCGGCCCGAATAGCAGCGAAACCATCCGTTTTTTAAAATTATAAATTTGTTTTATTACCTGTTTTAGCCCGGGTAGTTAAACAAAGCGCCTATATTTGCCGCATGAAACCTATTATTGCTCCATCAATTCTGGCTGCCGATTTCGCCAATTTGCAAGCCCAAATCGAAATGCTCAACCAAAGTTCGGCCGATTGGATCCATTGCGATATTATGGATGGCCGCTTTGTACCCAATATTTCTTTTGGCTTACCCGTTCTGGAGGCCGTGCACAAACACGCCCGCAAACCATTGGATGTACACTTAATGATTATGGAACCGCAGTTGTACATTGAGCAATTTAAAAAAGCCGGCGCCAGCAACATTACGGTGCATTACGAAGCTTGTACCCACCTGCACCGGGTTATTGAACAAATCAAAGCGGTA
The sequence above is a segment of the Adhaeribacter swui genome. Coding sequences within it:
- a CDS encoding tetratricopeptide repeat protein, yielding MKKLHTLLLTSALMSAGHLAEAQHTQVFTNPDRYYHEGLELFEREKYGAAQQAFSQYVSLIGDNTKTIDAQYYYALSGLYLLHANAEKLILDFAANYPAHPKASIAYLELGKFYFNKKEYEKSIEYLEKAPMARLDEKQIKEAEFKLAYSYFAQKQFDKAKVLFDRNKTGDHNYVYASNYYAGYLAYRNADYANAKNDLQIAEQNDAYKQIVPYMLTEIYYKEGNTDEVITYGERVLKQQPEPQNADEIRILVGDGYYKKGNYKTALTYFNDYAKGKKKLDYTISYKLGYANYKTNNYKGAIQYLQPVASQKEILGQNAAYHLGLSYLKDENKQFALAAFDQARRVDFDKPVTESATLKYAQINYENGNFNEAINALGDFRKKFPQSKLSSEADDILSESYLNTSNYGDAVRHIEGLSERSARINETYQRVTYFQAVQLFNDGRFQEALNMLNKSLEHRYDSEIRAASFFLKGETQSIAQQWNEAIVSYGAVFKTSNASKTDYYIKSRYGIGYAYYNTQQYDKALPHFKAFISDNAVSTNNLNLNDATIRLADCYYIQKNYSQALALYDQAISQKAADSDFAYFQKGVIYGLQGKRDQAMESLRTLVGNYPRSQYADEAAYQRAIIDFEAGNYAPAIAGFSNLIDTRPDSRLVPNALHKRGVAYTNLNKQAEAQADFKRILNSYPSSKIAQNALYSLQESLAATNQSAEFDTYLARFKNANPQSGALEGVEFEAAKSLYLSGKYDEAITRLEAYLTSYQTSSYAPDARYFLADAYLKNNDTEAALTRLKEVVSENKSEYVSRAVYRVAELEFENKNYPEAITYYNRLLEKATSKKDQSNALMGLMRSYYLTNDYANTSKMADELIAQGNASLNAYNSALLYKGKASYAAGNLEQALNELSATVGSATDANGAEAQYLVGEIHYKQKKYKESLDDLFKISSNYSVYEYWLGKAFILIADNYTATNELFQAKATLNSVIENSPNQEIVEEAKAKLNALEPGSSTSTNQPKVDTTKINLNNVLTDSIK
- a CDS encoding TonB-dependent receptor encodes the protein MKNRFRISGLTLTVGLLLASPTVWAQKTTGKLEDAEIVVEKSRVNELPEASRNFEKFKVTPPEKKIKPLSYKFTDYKLAQQDINLNMRVLTIKQEDQLPIPGNYLKLGYGNYGTPYLKGYFHNNRDEQYSYGADISHISSSKGPVENSGVSNTSINLNGESYADALTIGGKFSYGRDRYNFYGYSPRVEGIKEDSIKQLFNRVAVQGYLNNKNSESPLQYQAGIGVSIFRDNFAARESNVAINLGAGYAISAMSRFNVAAEFSGISYQDSVKTNRGFFKLKPTYDVDGERFDYSLGVNIAYTNDEVNDARKMNIYPVLKIAYEVADDKLVLFGGLTGDLQRTSLYQLTQENPFLNSNLQIADVNKALDVHGGITGNVSKNLSFTARVSYLSYRNLYFFNNAVSDSSRFDLIYDPDNTNVLNFFGELVYKQAEKLRLGVRTEYNKYKTADLEKPFHRPATQATFFGSYNIYNKLFFNGELYYISSSYGRINRPTLGNTELNQVLKQTNNIVDFNLKADYRFTNKFSTFVMLNNILNKKYERFVNYPNKGLNVIGGISYSF
- a CDS encoding HU domain-containing protein, whose protein sequence is MVLEHIRKLLFEHDCVIMPDFGGLITHYEPAKIHPVRHTFSPPAKRVAFNEKLKINDGLLISTLAYDQKLSPDEAQQQVSQFVQELQRELNYNKRFDLKGIGIFRLNEESKVVFEYIENENFLQDSFGLPELLSKPVIASEPVILRTLLKDQKEPAQKGFRNTIRRYYRAATALVIGGVVVTGLYLLSVQTDYNVSAINPITLFQSDSAEGFATVNPERADNPIAKNQVTVEVQPLDELEAEEIGDLAADSSILITSADLDKNLKNESAADEVTSESSFSGKEAEAGKKSFNVANPKKLTIAPGEAVLISAKANPVKTNPAKPATPKPVAGSPAVVRTKPTPSTEKKEIKRNFSAEEINAALSAGKTRINPESTNTKTAAGALHVTHDKEVTATNKAATGENASSGKSTTIKPSAERFYVIVNGYSTYEGAERNRQILAKKGRPGQVLAPAGDGKLYRIAIAEYKTREQALQNLPELKNKYGNTIWILKR